A stretch of the Archangium violaceum genome encodes the following:
- a CDS encoding sigma 54-interacting transcriptional regulator → MPPIDRVHGAPSPKKGGEAPGVPPENPGAEDVSVTRPYAHAPRSSEFPAVRRFLLTVVEGPGAGTAWDSVSDACSIGSHPSNDFTLDDPTVSRFHCEIRVGPRGARVKDLDSTNGVMLDGVQVADGYLRGGSLLRLGRAVVRFDYGSDSNRLPVSERTRFGSLVGTSVPMRMCFALLERAAARDVTVLLEGETGTGKSQAAQAIHQESSRRDKPFLTVDCGAIPADLLESELFGHEKGAFTGAAQRRIGAFEEAHGGTVFLDEIGELPAELQPKLLRVLEAREIRRVGTNTYLPVDVRIIAATNRDLRAEVNAGRFRSDLFFRLAVLRIPLPPVRQRPEDLQLLVEQILDGLGADPERTKALRSPGFISRLEQAAWPGNVRELRNYLERCLVFEDTLALTDVAPASSRSEVDAKVPYAEARRLALDDFERRYLRALLELHQGKVSQAAAGADMDRVYLYRLLRRHGIK, encoded by the coding sequence ATGCCCCCCATTGATCGTGTTCACGGCGCTCCTTCCCCCAAGAAGGGAGGGGAGGCGCCGGGTGTTCCGCCCGAGAACCCTGGAGCCGAGGACGTCAGTGTGACGCGACCCTACGCGCACGCGCCGCGCTCCTCCGAGTTCCCCGCCGTCCGGCGCTTCCTCCTCACCGTGGTGGAGGGCCCCGGGGCCGGTACGGCCTGGGACTCGGTGTCGGATGCGTGCTCCATCGGCTCGCACCCGAGCAACGACTTCACCCTGGACGATCCCACGGTGTCGCGCTTCCACTGTGAAATCCGCGTGGGCCCCAGGGGCGCGCGGGTGAAGGACCTCGACAGCACCAACGGCGTCATGCTCGATGGGGTGCAGGTGGCCGACGGGTACCTGCGGGGCGGCAGCCTCCTGCGGCTGGGCCGCGCGGTGGTGCGCTTCGACTACGGCTCCGACAGCAACCGGCTCCCCGTGTCCGAGCGCACGCGCTTCGGCTCGCTGGTGGGCACCTCGGTGCCCATGCGCATGTGCTTCGCCCTGCTGGAGCGCGCCGCCGCTCGCGACGTGACGGTGCTGCTGGAGGGCGAGACGGGGACTGGCAAGAGCCAGGCGGCCCAGGCCATCCACCAGGAGAGCTCCCGCCGCGACAAGCCCTTCCTCACCGTGGACTGCGGCGCCATTCCCGCGGATCTGCTGGAGAGCGAGCTGTTCGGCCACGAGAAGGGCGCCTTCACCGGCGCGGCCCAGCGGCGCATCGGCGCCTTCGAGGAGGCCCACGGCGGCACCGTCTTCCTCGATGAGATTGGCGAGCTGCCCGCCGAGCTCCAGCCCAAGCTCCTGCGCGTGCTGGAGGCGCGCGAAATCCGCCGCGTGGGCACCAACACGTACCTTCCGGTGGACGTGCGCATCATCGCCGCCACCAACCGCGACCTGCGCGCCGAGGTGAACGCGGGCCGGTTCCGCTCGGATCTCTTCTTCCGGTTGGCGGTGCTGCGCATTCCGCTGCCGCCGGTGCGCCAGCGGCCCGAGGACTTGCAGCTCCTGGTGGAGCAGATCCTCGACGGGCTGGGCGCGGATCCGGAGCGGACGAAGGCGCTGCGCTCGCCCGGCTTCATCTCGCGGTTGGAGCAGGCCGCGTGGCCGGGCAACGTGCGCGAGCTGCGCAACTACCTGGAGCGGTGTCTGGTGTTCGAGGACACGCTGGCGCTGACGGACGTGGCCCCGGCGAGCAGCCGCTCCGAGGTGGATGCGAAGGTGCCCTACGCCGAGGCGAGGCGGCTCGCACTGGATGACTTCGAGCGGCGCTACCTGCGCGCGCTGCTGGAGCTCCACCAGGGCAAGGTGTCCCAGGCGGCCGCTGGCGCGGACATGGACCGCGTGTACCTCTACCGCCTGTTGCGGCGGCACGGCATCAAGTGA
- a CDS encoding TerB family tellurite resistance protein, protein MKTPTDDRFHIELLKLLLHVAWSDDEIDPHEARALLGAARRWKVPLPELQRLERCLDTGEPLPAPNLGLLRQHPDEVLATVRTLIESDASVHLSEQEMLAQIRELLGLSPA, encoded by the coding sequence ATGAAGACCCCTACCGACGACCGCTTCCATATCGAGCTGCTCAAGCTGCTGCTGCACGTGGCCTGGAGCGACGATGAGATCGACCCGCACGAGGCCCGGGCGCTCCTTGGCGCCGCGCGGCGTTGGAAGGTACCGCTGCCGGAGCTGCAACGGCTCGAGCGGTGCCTGGACACGGGCGAGCCCCTCCCGGCGCCGAACCTCGGCCTGCTGCGCCAGCACCCGGACGAGGTGCTCGCGACGGTGCGCACGCTCATCGAGAGCGACGCCTCGGTGCACCTCTCCGAGCAGGAGATGCTCGCCCAGATTCGCGAGCTGCTGGGCCTGTCCCCGGCCTGA
- a CDS encoding DUF4476 domain-containing protein, with protein MKALFAAVSLLTAVAASAQTAPAVAPPPGQATGIAPPASSSALRADDSNELRRGRRTTLVVVEREDLEQRLADLEKLLGEAFERSGRGQGRARLREAYEELNDIREVLASAPEARGGYHPPAPPPPPPSSYQPIGEGKLQRLMNAMSREPFAEDKMNVLEDVTRDNYFLVSQVRQVLGQFQFSKDRLRAVRLLWSHVLDRQNGFQLYNSFQFSNDKAELKRIISG; from the coding sequence ATGAAGGCCCTCTTCGCCGCCGTTTCCCTGCTCACCGCCGTTGCCGCCTCCGCCCAGACCGCTCCCGCCGTCGCGCCTCCTCCGGGCCAGGCCACGGGCATCGCTCCCCCGGCTTCGTCCTCCGCGCTCCGGGCCGATGACAGCAACGAGCTGCGTCGCGGCCGGCGCACCACGCTGGTGGTGGTCGAGCGCGAGGACCTGGAGCAGCGCCTGGCCGACCTGGAGAAGCTGCTCGGTGAGGCCTTCGAGCGCAGTGGCCGTGGCCAGGGCCGGGCCAGGCTCCGCGAGGCCTACGAGGAGCTGAACGACATCCGCGAGGTGCTCGCCAGCGCTCCCGAGGCGCGTGGTGGCTACCACCCTCCGGCGCCTCCGCCGCCTCCTCCCTCGTCGTATCAGCCCATCGGGGAGGGCAAGCTGCAGCGGCTCATGAACGCCATGTCGCGTGAGCCCTTCGCCGAGGACAAGATGAACGTCCTCGAGGACGTCACCCGCGACAACTACTTCCTCGTCAGCCAGGTGCGGCAGGTGCTGGGCCAGTTCCAGTTCTCCAAGGATCGGCTGCGGGCGGTGCGGTTGCTGTGGTCGCACGTCCTCGACCGGCAGAACGGCTTCCAGCTCTACAACTCCTTCCAGTTCTCCAACGACAAGGCCGAGCTGAAGCGGATCATCTCCGGCTGA
- a CDS encoding tetratricopeptide repeat protein, translating into MTTLTDHPFRPPLANCPSLKTWFGGLQLLSALLMSTGFGGIILLLCEQEVAVGGLSLSVTLASLFCVGMALEQWRHWWVGTLARRGWEQLLTGRLDAAIRSFDVAVSGGRAEQRGWSHYGLTLAWLRKGDYARALALCEAAPHPWGKMTASVRGARGPALKALILALSGEPDAARRQVAELRRPMFDRTDYALLAQAVMFCREGKYVEAVKRIQQSPRENVPEMDVGAVAVLHAFARGRLAGQLVPLKSGCVMPEKPARASGHEYLAREWPELAAWFRGEGVRA; encoded by the coding sequence ATGACGACTCTCACCGACCATCCCTTCCGCCCTCCGCTCGCGAACTGCCCGTCCCTCAAGACCTGGTTCGGAGGGCTTCAACTCCTCTCGGCGCTGCTCATGTCCACCGGCTTCGGAGGCATCATCCTCCTGCTGTGCGAGCAGGAAGTCGCCGTCGGAGGACTCTCCCTCTCCGTCACGCTCGCGAGCCTCTTCTGCGTGGGCATGGCGCTGGAGCAATGGCGGCACTGGTGGGTGGGGACGCTGGCACGACGGGGCTGGGAGCAGCTGCTGACCGGAAGGCTCGACGCGGCCATCCGCTCCTTCGACGTGGCGGTGTCCGGAGGGCGGGCCGAACAGCGGGGCTGGAGCCATTACGGGCTCACGCTCGCCTGGCTCCGCAAGGGGGACTACGCGCGAGCCCTCGCCCTCTGTGAGGCGGCACCCCATCCCTGGGGGAAGATGACGGCCTCCGTCCGCGGTGCACGCGGGCCCGCACTGAAGGCGCTCATCCTGGCCCTGTCCGGTGAGCCGGACGCGGCCAGACGCCAGGTGGCGGAGCTCCGGCGCCCCATGTTCGACAGGACGGACTACGCCCTGCTGGCGCAGGCCGTGATGTTCTGCCGCGAGGGGAAGTACGTGGAGGCGGTGAAGCGCATCCAGCAGTCTCCGCGAGAGAACGTCCCCGAGATGGACGTGGGAGCGGTGGCGGTCCTCCACGCCTTCGCGCGCGGTCGCCTGGCGGGACAGCTCGTTCCGCTCAAGTCCGGGTGCGTCATGCCCGAGAAACCCGCCCGCGCCTCCGGGCACGAATACCTCGCTCGCGAGTGGCCCGAGCTCGCCGCCTGGTTCCGGGGAGAGGGCGTCCGAGCCTGA